The Anastrepha ludens isolate Willacy chromosome 2, idAnaLude1.1, whole genome shotgun sequence genome contains a region encoding:
- the LOC128856082 gene encoding sarcotoxin-1C-like, giving the protein MNFNKVFIFLAVMIAIFAGQTEAGWLKKIGKKIERVGQHTRDATIQGLGIAQQAANVAATARG; this is encoded by the exons atgAACTTCAAcaaagtcttcatcttcttgGCTGTGATGATTGCCATTTTCGCAGGACAAACGGAGGCAGGTTGGCTGAAGAAGATCGGCAAGAAAATC GAACGTGTGGGTCAACACACAAGAGATGCCACCATTCAAGGACTTGGTATAGCGCAGCAAGCCGCTAATGTCGCTGCCACTGCCAGGggttaa